The archaeon genome includes the window GTAATTCCTATTGTCCAATCAGCATATCCCCTGACAGAAACAGCGACCCAATATCTTATTTCGTCGGCTATCTGTCGTCCGTTCACGTTCTGTTCAGACCTATCATCCCCATGACTTTAGGAACTTGACAAGTTCCACGAGATTCGGGTTGCTGTCGGCCTTGGCCAGCTTGACAACAAATTCCCGTCCTCCCATGGTTACTTTCTTTTCCTCTTGGAAACTTGTTTCTGTGAAGAGAACCAGTGCATAGTGAACTATGCCTTTGAGATTCTCTTCCACGGTTTCGGGCGTTGCCCCGAAGGGGACGATAACGAAAGCGACCCCGTCTATCCAGCTGACAGCGGGGACGCCACTTTGCTTTTGGGCTTCGACTTGGGCGATTACCCCTTGAAAGAACCCTGGGACGTCCACTTTCTTGACTTCGTGAACGACAATCTTTTGATACGGGCGATACTCTATTTCGACCAATCTCTTCTACCCCGTTAGAGTTCAGTCTCGGCGAAGGCGATTATGGGCTTGTCTGGAATGAATTGAGTCCAACCGAGCTTCTTGGACCTCAAAAGCCTCTCCCGAAGGGCGACGTCAATGCGCGTTGGAGCTTCCCTGATGACCTTCAGTTCGATATTCCTCACAAGCACTTCGTGCATCCGTCTAAACTCGTTCCACCTCATCGCCTGTTCCGCCTTCGGAATCGTGAGGAACACCTTGCATATCGGGCAGTAGCAGGGAAGTAGATAGGTCGGTCTCATCTTTCGGTGAAGTTCTTCGAAAGTGTCATATGTCATATCCTCCGTGTTGTAGTAGACCCCATTCTTGGGGGGCGCTTCTTCACTTCTGCGCCCGAAGAAGTAGGGGTCCGTAGAAATGGGGAGTGAGACAGCCGAAACCCCATAACACCATCCGATGTAACTTAGATGGTCCATGTTCATGATATGAATCGGATTCCTGGCGCCTGAAGACTTCATGGCCCTATACATCTCAGAGAAGAAGTTGAAGACATTGTTGACCTGGCTTTCGTTAGAATCATCCATGTTTACAAGTCTGATACCTATTTGGTCAGGGGTCATCGAAACCGCCGTCGCGATTAGCTTGTTGTAATCCTGAGGCTTGATGACAGATGCGCTAATCGTGAGGCAGTTCATTACGTCAATCTTGCCGTAAACGCCAGTGAACACGTTCCTGAGGATGGCATTAGAATCGCGAATTGCGTCACCGCACTTCTCTATCTGGTCCGCGAACTTGGTGGTCGAAGTTATTGGGACACCAGAGATTATCACAACCGAGGCATCCTTGTCCAGTTGATACCTAATCATGTTCGCGTAGGTCTTGGAGTCGATGAGTGGGTATACGTCTCTCACGACCTTGCCCAATCGCTTGACAGGAGTATCCTCAGTCTTTGCGACTTTCAGCGCTCTGATTATCTTCTCGTCCAGGATTCCAGTCTTGAAGTAGAGGTCCCTGTCCTTCTCGGCCCCTCGGAATGCGAAGTCAAGCTCAGGGTGAACCAGAAATGCCTTGCTTAGAAGAGAGCGACCACTGAGACTTTCTTGCCGTAATTGCATTCCCTCTGTGACGTTCTCGTGGTCCTTTGCGTAAATGAGGAACCCTTCAATCTGTTCCAGGCCCGTCTCACCTGGATGGGACGGAAATCTGTCGTTGACGGAACGCAGGATTCTACCGTCGGTCTTTGTTTCTGGCGTGAGGAATACGGCTGGCGCATGGAAAAGGCCCCTGCCCTTCTTCAGATGTATTGGTCTGAGATTCAACTCATTTCCTCTTCAACATCTCATTGAGGCAGTCTTTGAGGTATTCGACGAAGTCTGGGAACTTGTCCGCAGGAATCATGATGCCGGTGTCAACGTCCTCGGTGTATCCCTTTCTCTTCTTCCTTTGCACATACACGAAGTCGCCAAGCCTGTTCCTCAGCTGATAAGTCATGAACTCGGTGTCAGCGTCAATCTCCAATTTCCTCTCCAACACCGCATGCAACGCCCTGGTGTTTGGGAAGTAGACGGTGGTTCTATCGTAGTTGAATGTGTAGATTTCGCCCGTCTTGACCATGATGCTGAGATGCTTGTCGAGGATACGCGGGTCAATCTCAAGCGCATTCTTGATTTGTTTGGTTGTGATTCCGTTTGGGTAGTTGGCTTCGACAGTTCGCTTGATGAGGTTCTTCAGGTAGTGCTCCTTCTCGTAATCTGGAAGCTTGACGTATTCCTCCTTACTCAGACGGTCTTCTGGAACTTGAATCCCAACTGCTGTCAAATCTGACTCTTGCCTACGTGAAACGGTTAATATACCTTTGGACAGGAAGTATGGACACGATGCTGTCCATGCGTGGGGCTAATAAAGCAATACTCAGCCACTCAGGCGAAATCTGTGGACACGAACATTGCGGGGCCTCGCCCTATCTGAAGGTTGGACAACGACATGTTTGCCCTTTAACTGGAAGGAATCAAGATTGAGCGGGCTAAAGAACAACCGTTCGAGACGAACCCTTTGAGACTTGCCTTTTGTACTCATCGAACTTTGGGTGCTCATTGGCCCATCGCCTTAAGAAGTCGCTACTGAGTGACGCGGTCAGGAAGAACCCAGTAAGATAGTATCTAGGAACGGACTTCCTCTTTCTCCCAGTTCGTTTGGAGTAGAATTCCCAGGCCACATCCCTATACGTCTCCGACTGAACGCGGATTTTCTCCCAGAGCTCCTCTTTGATTGTGAGGGCCACCTCTTGGTTGCTGGAGAGCCAGTCGAGAAATGACAGCGCTTCTTCCACTTCTGGCGTCGGAGTGAACGTTCCTTGGGGACTCGATGACAGGAATCCAATGGCCCTCTGGGTAGTGACGGGTATTGCCTGACTCTCGGCAAAGGCCCTTAGGACCTGAAGGTGACCACCTCCAATCATCATACCAGCCGAGCCGACTTGGGGCATTCCCTAGTTCGCCCCGATACCTATGTTCGTTGATGGAAGTGTCGGAGCCTTCGCTTTCCTCTCGACTCGACCAGAGGCAGCCAAGCTCCATGAGAATCGTCGCGCCCTTTCACGAATCTCCTGGAAAAGAGGATGAGTCCCAATGAGGACCCCCAGAACCTGCATGTCATTCAACTCCAATTCGCCGTTCGCGCTCCTCACGAAGACCATCTCAAGAAACGCCCCCTCATATGTCACCTTGACTCGGGTTGCCATACCCCCACCTACCCCATTGGGGTATTATATGGATTGCGGTATAGTGGGGTATGAGGGCGGTAGGCCCTTACTGGGTAACCAGGCTGGCTCGGCGATACAGCTTGGCACGACCAACTGGCCTGACGCTCACCATCCCCTGTTCGCGGAGCGTTTCCAAGTAAGCCGCCACAGTCTGCCTCCTTACTCCAGACAGTTTGCTCGCTTCTGCAATCGTAAGGCCCTCGGGATTGTCGCTTAGAACCGCAACCACCTTAGGCCATAGATTCTTGTCAGGGTAAGGCCTTCCCTTCGGCCTTGCTGGTGATGGAATCTTCGGTTGCTGAAGTGGAATCTCTTGCCTAGGAAATTCGGGCCTAATCCGTCGCCCATACTTCGACTTCATCGCAGCCGACTCTTCCTTTTGCATCGTCTATACGACATAATGATGGCGCACATCATCGTACGGTAAGTCTTAAATAGTATTTATCGAACATTGTGGTGCGGAAAATGGTCGACTTTCAGCCTGCGTCCTTCAGCCTCTGCAAAGCGAACTCTATGGCATGCGTCCTGTTACTGAACCTCTTGGTCTTGATTTGTGCGTCTATCCAGGCGAGCAAGTCCCTGTCCAATGAAACGCTTGTCTTGAGCTTCTTGGCCACGGCGGTCAGTCATACCCCATCGTACCGCAAAGTATTTAGGGGTTCATACCTTAGGGGGGTATATTGGGGTATTCGGAGAAGTGAGAGACCTGCGCGCAATCAAGGGGATGACGATGGCAAGTTGGCCTGGGACTGTGACGCCGACACAATCAGGGTCTTACGAGGTCCGTTCGGAGAATCATCGAGGACTCTACGTGGTGGCCCGCAATTCCGAGGAGGAGTGGGAATGCTCCTGCGAAGACTACCAATACAGGAGGATGCCCTGTAAGCATTGCTGGGCCGTAATCTACGCACTGAGGTTGGCCAGCGAAAACTTGGGGAATACCTGATGAATGGAGGCCAAGTCGACTCCCGTAAGGCTAGCGACAAGAGCGTAGTGGCACTGGAGGCAGCGGTAGCTCCAGATTCCGCGGCACCTGAGTTGCCCCTGCGGAGACGGTTGAAGGAAGATGTAATCTCGAAGGGATGGAAAATTTTCCAAGCTGGGGGTATCAAAGGGAATCCAAATGGTAGCTTCGAGGTTCCTTCGCTTACCAGTCAGGGTCAGTCGTACAAGGTAATCTTGTTCCGAAACGAATGGAGATGTTCATGCCCCAGCTTTCAGAAGACGGAAGTCGTGATGTGCAAGCACTGCTACGCGGTCAGGTTCTGGTTGACAGTGAACTTCTATGAGTCAATGAGTACCAACAAGCCAAAGGTCCTTGGGGAAAATGTGAATTCATGTTACATCTGCGGTTCTGTTAACACAATCAGGTACGGCAAGCCGCGTGGGAAACAGTGGTACTATTGCAAGGACTGCAACCGCAAGTTCACAGAGTACTCTCTTCTCAAGAAAGCTAGGTACAAGACTGAAATCAAACTAACGACCTTGGAGCTGTACTTCGACGGGCTCTCCCTCCGAAAGATTTCTGCCTTCTGGGGGCGCTACGACCTCTC containing:
- a CDS encoding SWIM zinc finger family protein, which translates into the protein MRDLRAIKGMTMASWPGTVTPTQSGSYEVRSENHRGLYVVARNSEEEWECSCEDYQYRRMPCKHCWAVIYALRLASENLGNT